CTCTATCACCGGTTCGGCAACCGGGACGGGATCCTGACGGCGGCGTGGCTGCGCGCGCTGGAACGCTTCCAGGCGGGCGCCCTGGCCGCGGACGGCGACACGCCGTGGGACACCGCCGTCGCCATGGCGGTGGCCGCCGTCAGCTTCGCGCGCGAGCTGCCCGACGACGCCCGGCTGTTGTTGACGATCCGGCCCGGCGACCTGCTCGACGACGAACCCGACGCGGCGTTCCGGGAGACGCTGGCCGCGATGAATGCCCCGCTGACGCAGCGGATCGCGGTGCTGGCCCGGCAACTGTACGGGAACGCCAGGCCCCGCTCCGTGGACGCCGTCGCGCGAGCGGTCGCGGACCTGCCCTACGCCGTGGTCCGCCGCCACGCCCACGACGACCCGATGCCGCGCTGGCTGGAAGACGACGTCGCGGCGTCGGCGCTGGCCGTGCTACGGAGCTTTGGCGAACGCGCGTAGCGCCTCCACCTGCACGGGATCCAGTGAGGGGCGCACGATTTCGCGCGCCGCCGCGATGTCCGCGCCCGTCACGTCGGTGGCGTCGATGGAGCGCCGCATCGCGGTCAGCGCCGCCTCCCGCAGCAGTGCCACGCAGTCGGCGGCGCTGTAGCCGTCGAGGCCGGCGGCGACCTCGTCGAGGTCGACGTCATCGCTCAGCGGCACGGATTTGCCGGCGGTGTGCAGGATTTCGCGGCGGGCGGCGGCGTCGGGCGGTTCGATGAACACCCGCCGCTCCAGCCGGCCCGGGCGCAGCAGCGCCGGGTCGATCAGGTCCGGCCGGTTGGTGGCGCCCAGCACGACGACGTCGCGCAGCGGGTTGACACCGTCGAGTTCGGTCAGCAGCGCGGCCACCACCCGGTCGGTCACGCCCGAGTCGAAGCTCTGCCCGCGCCGGGGCGCCAGCGCGTCGATCTCGTCGAGGAATACCAGCGAGGGGGCCGAGTCGCGGGCCCGCCGAAACAGTTCGCGCACCGCCTTTTCCGAGCTGCCCACCCACTTGTCCATCAGCTCGGAGCCCTTGACCGAATGCACGGACAGCTGGCCGGTGCTGGCCAGCGCGCGCACGACGAAGGTCTTGCCGCAGCCGGGCGGCCCGTACAGCAGCACCCCGCGGGGCGGGTCGACGCCCAGCCGGGCGAAGGTGTCGGGGTGCTGCAGCGGCCACAGCACGGCCTCGGTCAGCGCCTGCCTGGCCTCGGCCATGTCGCCGACGTCGTTGAGGGTGACGTCGCCGACGGTCACTTCCTCGCTGGCCGAACGGGACAGCGGCCGGATGACGGTCAGCGCGCCGACGAGGTCCTCCTGGTTCAGCTCTGGTGGCCGGCCGTCGGTGCTTGCACGTGACGCCGCCCGCAGCGCCGCCTCCCGCAGCAGCGCCGCCAGATCGGCGACCACGAAACCCGGTGTGCGCAAAGCGATCTCATTGAGGTCGAGGGTGCCCGCGGGCACCGATTTCAGCAGCGACTCCAGCAGCGCCTTGCGGGTGCCGGCGTCGGGCAGCGGCAGGGTCAACTCCCGGTCGCACAGGTCCGGCGCCCGCAGCCGGGCATCGAGCTGGTCGGGGCGCGCGGAGGTGGCGATCAGCGCGACCCCCTGCGTGGCCACCGCGGTGCGCAGCTCGCCCAGGATCAGGGCGGCCACCGGCTCGGGGGTGGCCGGCAGCAGGGCGTCGACGTCGGTGATCAGCAGCACCCCGCCGCCGTCGCGGACGGCCCGCACCGCCGAGCTCACGGTCTTGAGCCGGTCTTCCGCCGCCAGCGCCCCCACCTCCGGGCCGTCCAGCTTGACCAGCCTGCGGCCGTCGCACACCGCGCGCACCAGCGTCACCTTGCCCACCCCGGCCGGGCCGGACACCAGCACGCCCAGGTTGGCGCCGGCGCCCAGGGTCTTGAGCAGATGCGGCTCGTCGAGCGCCAGCTTGAGCCATTCGGTAAGTTTGGCGGCTTGCGGCTGCGAGCCCTTGAGCTCCTCGAGGATCGTCTCCGGGCTTGCGACGTCGACCAATTCGGTCGACGGCGGGGCGCCGCCGGTCGGGACACCCACCCCCCAGGAGACCAGCGTGTTGGGCTGCACGCTGACCGGCCCTTGCGGGTCGACGCCGGTGACGGTCAGCAGCTCCGACGTCCAGCTGATGCCGACCGAGGCGGCCAGCGCACGGGTGGCGGCCGACGTTGAGGTGCCCGGGCCCAGATCGCGGGGCAGCAGCGACACGGCGTCGCCGACGGTCAGCACCTTGCCCAGCAGCGCCTGTCGCAGGGTGACCGGCGAAATCGACTGGCTGGCCAGCGACGAGCCGGACAGCGTCACCGACCGGGCGCCGTAGACGGTGACCGCGCTGACGATCACCGCGGTGTCCTCGCGCAGCCCGGCGTTGGACAGCGTCACGTCGTCGAGCAGCGCGGTGCCGACCGGGGTGTCCGGCCCGGCCAGGCCGGCGACCGCCGCCGTGGTCCGCGAGCCCGTCAGCGCCACGGCGTCCCACTCCCGAATGCCAAGTGCCGCAACCGCACTCGGGTGGAGTCGGACGACACCGCGGCGCGAGTCGACGGCCGAGGTGTTCAACCGCGCGGTGAGCGTGAGCTGACGGGCCGCATCGTTGCCCGGCCGGCTCATGGCAGGCGCCCGCCCGGCTTGCGCAGCCCCAGCCGCGCCATCGACCGGCGGTGCGGCTGCGCCCGGCGGATCGCGCGCCGCGCGGCGCGGCGCTGCCTGGGTTCGTCGGACCACGCCTCGGGATGCGCGGCCAGCCAGCGGTGGTTGCGGACCGCGAACGGGACGTGGCAGAGGTAGGCGATGATGATGACCCAAATCAGGACGTAGGGCGCCAGCACCGCCGCGGCCGCGCAGATCGCCAGCAGCGCCAGCAGCGGTGCGGCCCAGCTGGGGGGCACCGCCGCGGCGTGCATCTTGCGCATCGGGATCTTGCTGATCATCAGGATCGACGTCCCCGTGATCCAGATGCACAGGAACGTCGTGGAGGTCCACCAGCCCTCACCGAACTGCAGTTTGAGGCCGATCAGACCGATCATCGACACCGCGCCCGCAGGCGCCGGCATGCCGACGAAGAACTCGTGCGTATAGGTGGGCTGGCTGCCGTCGTCCTGCAGCGCGTTGTACCGCGCCAGCCGCAGCACCACGCACACGGCGTAGAGCAGGATGGCCACCCAGCCGGCCGGCGACTTCGTCAGCATCGTCACGTAGAGCACGATCGCCGGTGTCACCCCGAAGTTCACCGCGTCGGCCAGCGAGTCGATCTCCTCGCCCATGCGCGACTGGGCATCCAGGATGCGGGCCACCCGGCCGTCCAGCCCGTCCAGAATGGCGGCCGCCGCGATCAACGCCATCGCGGCCTTGGGCTGGTGCTCGAGGGCGAACCGGATCGAGGTCAGGCCGGCGCAGATGGACAGCACGGTCATCGCGCTCGGCAGGATCTGCAGGTTGACCGACGGCCTGCCGCGCGGCTTGCTGATCATGGCAGCTCGGCCAGCACGGTTTCGCCGGCGATTGCGCGGTGGCCCACTGCGACCAGCGGTTCGGCGCCGGCCGGCAGGTAGGTGTCCAGCCGGGAGCCGAACCGGATCAGCCCGTAGGTGTCACCGATCGAGAGCTTGTCCCCGACGCGCGCGTCGCAGATGATGCGCCGCGCGAGCAGCCCGGCGACCTGCACCGCCACCACGTCCGCGCCGGTGGGCGTCCGGATCCGCAGGCTGGTGCGCTCGTTCTCGGTGCTGGCCGCGGCCAGGTCGGCCGAGCCGAACCGGCCGGGCCGGTGCTGTACGGCGATCACCTCGCCGCTCACCGGTGCGCGCTGCACGTGGGCGTCCAGCAGCGAGAGGAAGATGCTGACCCGCGGCAGCGGCGCGTCGCCCATGCCGAGCTCGGCGGGCGGTGCGGCGCAATCGATTACGCACACCACCCCGTCGGCGGGGGCGACGATCGCGCCCGGCCGGGTGGGCGGCACCCGGGGTGGGTGGCGGAAGAATCCCGCGCAGGCGCCCGCCGCCAGCAGGCCGGCCCGTCGTATCCACCGGTGCCTGCGGCCGGCCAGCGCCACCGCCAGGCCGGCGGCGATGAACGGCCGACCGGCCGGGTGTACCGGCGGAATGGTCGAGCGCACCAACTCCAACGCGTGCTGCGGGCTGAACGTTGGATCCTCGGCCGTGGGGCCGATGGGGCGGGGGCGTCGTGCCACGCGGCCATCTTACGAAAGGCGCGGCTGGTTGGTCCGGGCCCGCCAGCGGGAACGCCCACGGCAGGTGGCCACCCCGCGGCCTAAGTCAAGTCCCAGACCTGCAGCTCGGTCCCGGCCGACACCTCCACGACGTCCTCGGGGATGTCCAGCAGCGCGTTCGCCGACGCCAGCCACCGCAGGTGGTGCGAGGCCGGCGGGCCGTAACTGGTGACCGTGCCGGCGTCGCGGTCCAGCACCGCGCGGCGGAATTGCCGCTTGCCGCGCGGCGAGGTCAACGACTCGGTGAGCACGGCGGTCCGGTGCGGGCGCTCCGGGTCGGGCAGGCCCATGGCGTTGCGCAGCGCGGGCCGGATGAACACCTCGAAGGACACCAGGGCGCTGACCGGGTTGCCGGGCAGGGTGACGATCGTCGCGCCGGCCACCCGGCCGATGCCCTGCGGCATGCCCGGCTGCATCGCTACCTTGACGAACTCGACACCCTGGTCGCCTTCGCGGCCGAAGGCGTCCTTGACCACTTCGTAGGCGCCGGCGCTGACGCCGCCGCTGGTGATGATCAAATCCGCCTCGCCGGCGAACCGGTCGATCAGCGAACTGAACTGTGCGACGTCGTCTTCGGCGGTCGCCACCCCGACCACGTCGGCGCCGGCGTCGCGCACCGCCCCCGCCAGCATCACCGAGTTGGACTCGTAGATCTGTCCCGGCCGCAGCGGTCCGCCCGGCGGCACCAGCTCCGACCCGGTCGAGATCACCAGCACCCGCTGGCGCGGAATCACGGGCAGCTCGGCCATGCCCAGCGCCGCGGCCAGCCCGAGCACGGCCGGTGTCACAACCTGGCCGCGCCGCAGCACGGTGGTGCCCGCGGCGACGTCCTCACCCGCGCGCCGGATGTGCGCGCCGGCCTCGCGGCGCGCGCGGATCGACACGACGTCCACGCCGCCGTCGGTGTCTTCGACCGGCACGACGGCCGTCGCCCCGGCGGGCAGCGGCGCGCCGGTCATGATGCGGTGCGCGGTGTTCGGTTGCAGCGTCAACTCGTCGGTGCGCCCGGCGGGAATGTCCTCGGCGACCTTCAGCACCACCGGGTGCTCGGGTGTGGCGCCGGAGGTGTCCTCCGCGCGCACCGCGTACCCGTCCATCGCGGAGTTGTCGAAGACGGGCAGCGCCAGCCGCGCGACGACGTCTTCGGCCAACGCCAGCCCCTGCGCCTCGGCCAGCGCCGCGGTGCCCGCCGGGCGGGCACGGATCAGTTCGGCCACGACTCGCTGATGTTCTTGTACCGACCGCACCCGGCCATTATCGGCCCGTCAGATCCCGAAGCCGACCCCGGTGAGTTCTTCGGACACCGACCAGAGCCGCCGCGCCAGCTCCTCGTCGTGGGATTGCGCGCTGGACTGGACGATCTTGGGGTGGCCACGCTGCTCGAGGAAGCCGTCCGGGCCGTAGTACTGCCCGCCCCGGGCGTCCGGATCGGTGGCGGCCCGCAGCGTCGGCAACGCCCCCATCGCCGGGCTCTGGAACAGCACCGGCCCGAGGACGGCCCGCAGCGGCTGAAAGCTTCGCGGCAGGTTGCGGGTCAGCTCGGTGTTGGAGCCGCCGGGGTGCGCGGCCAGCGCGACGGTATTCGCGTCCGACCGGGCGGCCAGCCGGCGCTGCAGCTCGTAGGTGAACAGCAGGTTGGCCAGCTTGGACTGGCCGTAGGCGGCGAACCGGTCGTAGCGGCGTTGCCACTGCAGGTCGTCGAAGTGGATGTCGGCGCGCAGCCGGTGGCCGAGGCTGCTGACGGTCACCACCCGCGAGCCGCGCACGCCAAGGAGCCGGTCCAGCAGGAGCCCGGTCAACGCGAAATGGCCGAGATGGTTTGTGCCGAACTGCAATTCGAAGCCGTCTTTGGTGACCTGCTTGGGCGTGAACATGACGCCCGCGTTGTTGATCAGCAAGTCGATGCGCGGGTAGGCCGCGCGCAGCGCCGCGGCGGCCGAGCGCACCGAGTCCAGCGAGCTCAGGTCCAGCCGCTGCAGGGTGACGTCTACCTTCCGGGCCCCTTGGCCCCCGGCGGCCACGATGCGCGACAGCGCGGCGTTGCCCTTTTCCAGGTCGCGCACCGCGAGCACCACGTGGGCGCCGCGGTAGGCCAGGACGGCGGCCGTGTGAAACCCGATGCCGGTGTTGGCGCCGGTGACGACGGCGATGCGGCCGCTCTGATCCGGCACGTCGGCCGCCGACCATTTACGGGTGTCCGGGTCGTGGGATGCCATTACCGGAAAAACATACTCATCCTGTCGGGGCGCCGCCCGTCCGACGTAGAGTCGAGAACGTGATTACCGGAATGGCCCACACCGGGGTGTGCGTTCCGGATTGCGATGCGGCCGTGGCGTTCTACCGAGACGTGTTGGGCCTGCGTGTGCTCTCGCCGCCGTACGTCATGACCGGTAATGCCATTCGCGACGACATGGGCGAGCTCGTCCCGGACCCCAGCATGAAGGCCGCCATCGTGGGATTCGAAGGCGACGGCGACCGGGTGCTCGAGGTGATCGAATACCTCGGCGTCGGGGGCACCGATCAGCGCAGCCGGGCCGCGCTCACGGACCCGGGGCTGTCGCACGTCGGGCTGATCTGTGAGGACATCGACGCCACTCGCGCGGAGCTGGAAAGCAAGGGCGTGCGATTTCTGGTCAGCGGTATCGCGGAGGTCGCGCGGGTCCGCACCACGTGGTTCGTCGACCCCTGGGGGGTGGTGTTCATCCTGGTGGAGAAGAGCCGGCCGCAGCGACCGTACTTCGCCCAATGGGCGTGAAGCCGACCGTCGGGATCATCGGCGCGGGCGCCGGCGGCATCGCCATGGGCATCCAGCTCGCCGGGGGCGGCTACGAATTCACCATCTTCGACCGTACCGACGGATTCGGCGGGACCTGGCGCCACAACACCTTTCCGGGCGCGGCATGTGACGTCCCGTCGCACCTGTACTCGTATTCCTTTGCCCCCAACCCGCGGTGGAGCAAGACCTACGCCAACCAGCCCGAGATTCTGGCCTACCTGGAGCGGGTGGCCGAAGGTTACGGTTTGGGCCCGCGCCTGCGGGCGAACAGCGCGGTGGCCGCCGTGCGCTGGTCGGACACCCGGCGCCGCTGGACGCTGACCGCCGACGACGGCCAAGAGCACGAGTTCGACGTGGTGGTCAGTGCCGTCGGGATGCTCGACGTGCCGCACATCCCGGACATCCCCGGGGCGCGGCGGTTCCGGGGCCGCCAATTCCATTCGGCGCGTTGGGATCACAGCAAGTCGACGGCCGGGGAGCGGGTGGCGTCCATCGGCACGGGCGCCAGCGCGATCCAGTACGTGCCCGCGATCGCGCGAGAAACCGCGCAGCTGACCGTGTTTCAGCGAACCCCGATCTGGATCGCACCCCGATTCGACTTCCCCTTCACGCCCGAGCAGCACGAGCAGTTCGAACGCGACCCGGCCACGATGCAAAAGCTGCGCGACGAGGCCTTCGACGCCTATGAGTCGGCCAGCTTCGACGTCGACGACGCCCAGACGCGGGAGGCTACCGAGCTGGCCCGCAGTTACCTCGCGCGCAAGGTCGCCGACGCCGAGCTGCGGGCCAAGCTGACGCCGGACTACCCCGCCGGCTGCAAGCGGCCGCTGATGTCGCGTGACTGGTATCCCACGTTCGCGCTGCCCAACGTCTCGCTGGAGACGGCCGCAATCGCCGAGCTGACCGAACGGGGAGTGCGCACCGTCGACGGGGTCGAGCACCGCGTCGACACCGTCATCTACGGCACCGGGTTCAAGGCCGCCGACTATTTGGCCAGCATCGACGTGTACGGAAGCGGGGGCCGGCGCCTCGCCGACGACTGGAGCGGCGGGGCCGAGGCGTACCTCGGCACGCTGGTGGCCGGCTACCCGAATTTCTTCACGCTGTACGGCCCCAACACGAACGGCGTCAACTCGATCATCTACATCCACGAGGCGCAGACGACGTTCGTCCGCCACATCCTCGACGCGATGGACGCACGCGGCGCGCGCACGGTGGAGGTCACGCCCGACGCGCAGCGCCGCTACAACGACGAGATACAGGCGGCCATGGCGGGCAAGGTATGGCTCGCGTGCGACAACTACTTCCGGCACCCCAGCGGCAAGGTGGTCACGCAATTGCCTTACAGCGGGCGGACCTTCTTCGAGCGGACGCGCGAGCTGGCCGACGCCGACTACCGTTTCGACCGGTAGTTAACCGGGGGCGTCCCCTCGAGGCTGCGGCACGACCGGGCAGCCCGCGGCTCAAGCCGGGGCGCCTCGGCCGCTTGACCCGCTCCGCGGTCCTGATCGGGGCGCTGAACGCCGTCTCGACTTTCATCCGCAACCACGCCGCGGCGCGCTTCGACCTCACGGCCGAACCCTACTGCACCCAATGGTTGTCGTGGCGGACGAACCACTCCCGGCGTTCGTCGTCGGTCATGTCGGCCAGCGCCGCGAAGCCCTCGAAGTAGGCCTCCCGGGGGGCGCCCGGCGCGAACAGCATCAAAATCGAGGCCGGTTCGTCGGCCTCGTTGCGGAAGCCGTGGACGCCGCCCGGCGGGACATAGAGAAAGTCGCCCTGGTGCCCGTCGGCCCACTGGGTGCCGTCGTAGAGCTTCATCGTCCCGGACAGCACGAAGAACGCCTCGGACATCGCCCGGTGGAAGTGCGGTCCGGGCCCACCCCCGGCGGCGGGTATGTCGACCCGGTACAGCCCGTAGTCGCCGTCGGTGGCCCGCTGGTTGGCCAGGTAGTGGTACTTGACGCCCCCGGTTTCGTAGTCGGGCGGTGAGCCGGCCCGCTTGAGCCAGGCGCTGACCTCCGGCTCGTCCTTGGTGTATCGGGGCGGCGGATAGGGCGGCACGACGAGGGACATGCCTCCAGTGTGCGGCGATAACATCGCCAGGGTGGCGAGGCCCAGGGCGGAGGAAGAGGTTCGGGCGGAACGGCTGCTGGACGCCCAGGCGAAGGCGGCGCGGCTGTTCGACGAGGTCGAGCGGCGCGCCATGATTCGCCCAGGCGTCTCCGAGCGGCAGCTGTCCGACGAGATCAACCACCTCGCCGCGCGGATGTTCGGGGTGAGCCGCCACTGGCACCGGCGGATCGTGCGGGCGGGCGAGAACACGCTGCAACCGTTCAGCGAGCGCCCACCGGATCGGGTGGTGGCCGACGGCGACATCGTCTTCCTCGATTTCGGACCGATCTTCGCGGAGTGGGAGGCGGACTTCGGCCGCACCTTCGTGCTCAGCGACGACCCCTTCAAGCTCGCCCT
This genomic interval from Mycobacterium sp. SMC-2 contains the following:
- a CDS encoding TetR/AcrR family transcriptional regulator; the protein is MAPPRKHQTDVILDAARALVLDGGPRAASVAAIAKTSGAPPGTLYHRFGNRDGILTAAWLRALERFQAGALAADGDTPWDTAVAMAVAAVSFARELPDDARLLLTIRPGDLLDDEPDAAFRETLAAMNAPLTQRIAVLARQLYGNARPRSVDAVARAVADLPYAVVRRHAHDDPMPRWLEDDVAASALAVLRSFGERA
- a CDS encoding AAA family ATPase, which gives rise to MSRPGNDAARQLTLTARLNTSAVDSRRGVVRLHPSAVAALGIREWDAVALTGSRTTAAVAGLAGPDTPVGTALLDDVTLSNAGLREDTAVIVSAVTVYGARSVTLSGSSLASQSISPVTLRQALLGKVLTVGDAVSLLPRDLGPGTSTSAATRALAASVGISWTSELLTVTGVDPQGPVSVQPNTLVSWGVGVPTGGAPPSTELVDVASPETILEELKGSQPQAAKLTEWLKLALDEPHLLKTLGAGANLGVLVSGPAGVGKVTLVRAVCDGRRLVKLDGPEVGALAAEDRLKTVSSAVRAVRDGGGVLLITDVDALLPATPEPVAALILGELRTAVATQGVALIATSARPDQLDARLRAPDLCDRELTLPLPDAGTRKALLESLLKSVPAGTLDLNEIALRTPGFVVADLAALLREAALRAASRASTDGRPPELNQEDLVGALTVIRPLSRSASEEVTVGDVTLNDVGDMAEARQALTEAVLWPLQHPDTFARLGVDPPRGVLLYGPPGCGKTFVVRALASTGQLSVHSVKGSELMDKWVGSSEKAVRELFRRARDSAPSLVFLDEIDALAPRRGQSFDSGVTDRVVAALLTELDGVNPLRDVVVLGATNRPDLIDPALLRPGRLERRVFIEPPDAAARREILHTAGKSVPLSDDVDLDEVAAGLDGYSAADCVALLREAALTAMRRSIDATDVTGADIAAAREIVRPSLDPVQVEALRAFAKAP
- the pssA gene encoding CDP-diacylglycerol--serine O-phosphatidyltransferase, which translates into the protein MISKPRGRPSVNLQILPSAMTVLSICAGLTSIRFALEHQPKAAMALIAAAAILDGLDGRVARILDAQSRMGEEIDSLADAVNFGVTPAIVLYVTMLTKSPAGWVAILLYAVCVVLRLARYNALQDDGSQPTYTHEFFVGMPAPAGAVSMIGLIGLKLQFGEGWWTSTTFLCIWITGTSILMISKIPMRKMHAAAVPPSWAAPLLALLAICAAAAVLAPYVLIWVIIIAYLCHVPFAVRNHRWLAAHPEAWSDEPRQRRAARRAIRRAQPHRRSMARLGLRKPGGRLP
- a CDS encoding phosphatidylserine decarboxylase; translated protein: MARRPRPIGPTAEDPTFSPQHALELVRSTIPPVHPAGRPFIAAGLAVALAGRRHRWIRRAGLLAAGACAGFFRHPPRVPPTRPGAIVAPADGVVCVIDCAAPPAELGMGDAPLPRVSIFLSLLDAHVQRAPVSGEVIAVQHRPGRFGSADLAAASTENERTSLRIRTPTGADVVAVQVAGLLARRIICDARVGDKLSIGDTYGLIRFGSRLDTYLPAGAEPLVAVGHRAIAGETVLAELP
- the glp gene encoding gephyrin-like molybdotransferase Glp, translating into MRSVQEHQRVVAELIRARPAGTAALAEAQGLALAEDVVARLALPVFDNSAMDGYAVRAEDTSGATPEHPVVLKVAEDIPAGRTDELTLQPNTAHRIMTGAPLPAGATAVVPVEDTDGGVDVVSIRARREAGAHIRRAGEDVAAGTTVLRRGQVVTPAVLGLAAALGMAELPVIPRQRVLVISTGSELVPPGGPLRPGQIYESNSVMLAGAVRDAGADVVGVATAEDDVAQFSSLIDRFAGEADLIITSGGVSAGAYEVVKDAFGREGDQGVEFVKVAMQPGMPQGIGRVAGATIVTLPGNPVSALVSFEVFIRPALRNAMGLPDPERPHRTAVLTESLTSPRGKRQFRRAVLDRDAGTVTSYGPPASHHLRWLASANALLDIPEDVVEVSAGTELQVWDLT
- a CDS encoding SDR family NAD(P)-dependent oxidoreductase codes for the protein MASHDPDTRKWSAADVPDQSGRIAVVTGANTGIGFHTAAVLAYRGAHVVLAVRDLEKGNAALSRIVAAGGQGARKVDVTLQRLDLSSLDSVRSAAAALRAAYPRIDLLINNAGVMFTPKQVTKDGFELQFGTNHLGHFALTGLLLDRLLGVRGSRVVTVSSLGHRLRADIHFDDLQWQRRYDRFAAYGQSKLANLLFTYELQRRLAARSDANTVALAAHPGGSNTELTRNLPRSFQPLRAVLGPVLFQSPAMGALPTLRAATDPDARGGQYYGPDGFLEQRGHPKIVQSSAQSHDEELARRLWSVSEELTGVGFGI
- a CDS encoding VOC family protein, which produces MITGMAHTGVCVPDCDAAVAFYRDVLGLRVLSPPYVMTGNAIRDDMGELVPDPSMKAAIVGFEGDGDRVLEVIEYLGVGGTDQRSRAALTDPGLSHVGLICEDIDATRAELESKGVRFLVSGIAEVARVRTTWFVDPWGVVFILVEKSRPQRPYFAQWA
- a CDS encoding NAD(P)/FAD-dependent oxidoreductase; translated protein: MGVKPTVGIIGAGAGGIAMGIQLAGGGYEFTIFDRTDGFGGTWRHNTFPGAACDVPSHLYSYSFAPNPRWSKTYANQPEILAYLERVAEGYGLGPRLRANSAVAAVRWSDTRRRWTLTADDGQEHEFDVVVSAVGMLDVPHIPDIPGARRFRGRQFHSARWDHSKSTAGERVASIGTGASAIQYVPAIARETAQLTVFQRTPIWIAPRFDFPFTPEQHEQFERDPATMQKLRDEAFDAYESASFDVDDAQTREATELARSYLARKVADAELRAKLTPDYPAGCKRPLMSRDWYPTFALPNVSLETAAIAELTERGVRTVDGVEHRVDTVIYGTGFKAADYLASIDVYGSGGRRLADDWSGGAEAYLGTLVAGYPNFFTLYGPNTNGVNSIIYIHEAQTTFVRHILDAMDARGARTVEVTPDAQRRYNDEIQAAMAGKVWLACDNYFRHPSGKVVTQLPYSGRTFFERTRELADADYRFDR
- a CDS encoding cupin domain-containing protein, whose amino-acid sequence is MSLVVPPYPPPRYTKDEPEVSAWLKRAGSPPDYETGGVKYHYLANQRATDGDYGLYRVDIPAAGGGPGPHFHRAMSEAFFVLSGTMKLYDGTQWADGHQGDFLYVPPGGVHGFRNEADEPASILMLFAPGAPREAYFEGFAALADMTDDERREWFVRHDNHWVQ
- a CDS encoding M24 family metallopeptidase; the protein is MPPVCGDNIARVARPRAEEEVRAERLLDAQAKAARLFDEVERRAMIRPGVSERQLSDEINHLAARMFGVSRHWHRRIVRAGENTLQPFSERPPDRVVADGDIVFLDFGPIFAEWEADFGRTFVLSDDPFKLALRDALPRVWEAGREYFDERPDVTGAELFDFVVGVAHAEGFDFASSIAGHLVGEFPHKKIAGPGAEWYITPGSDKPMRRTDPTGRACHWILEIHLADRGRAFGGFYEQLLDLPVSSGGTPPR